The following DNA comes from Tunturibacter gelidoferens.
GTCCCCAATACCTACGGGGAAACAAACGGTTTTACGAATGCTCTCAACCTCAACAATCAGAGCGCCGCACTCATGGCCTGGACCAATTCCAAAATTGGTTTGACTCCAGAAACCAGCGGCATTCTTAGCACACAGACGGTAGGGAATAGTTCAAACCTGACACAGCTCGCGATGATCGAGGCATCGGACACCGCTTCACCCGATTGCCTCAATGCCGTGGGTTCCTACCGTCAGGCCCGCAATGACGCCGCCACAGCTCAGGCAAGCCTTCAGTCTGCCCAGCTCGACGGGTCTTCATCTACCAACAGTGAGGTTGAACAACTCAATCTCCTCAACGCAGCCCAAGCGCAACAGCTCAACGAACAGCAAGCGCAGGGCGTTCTACACGCTTGTCTCGCGCAGCAAATGACCATTCAGAACATGCAACAGCGAAACGCCGCTGCGCAGGATCTGAATACGTGGGGTTTCGTCCAAGCCCAGCACACAGCGAACCCAACCCTCAACGTGGCCGATTCCGGCACGTGGACAACCTATCTCCCCTAAAGGATTGACCTCGATGAAACTGCCGATGTTCAAACGCCTTGCGACCGATGTAGCGCCGCCAATTGCGGCGCTACTCGCCTTCACTGCCTGCGCCCTGGCCCTCGGACTCCTTATGGAGGTTTGTGGAGCCAATCATTCGCTTCAGCATTGGGGCCAATCCATCCACATGAAACTTGACCCCTCATTTCCACGAGACGACTTCAGCCAGTTTTAGCGCAGTACAGCTCAAACCACGGAATGGACGCCATGATGATGCACCTAACAACCTTTTCGGCATTGGCGCTGGCTCTGCCGGGCACCGATTGGCTTTATCAGTTCACGAACAACCTTACCGCCCTAACAACGGCCAATGGCGGAGCGCTCACGAATCTAGGGATCACGTTGCTGAGCACCATAGCGTTCTTTCAGCTAGTGAATATGGTTGTCAGCTTTAGTACGTCCAATATGACGTTCAGCCTCAATCCAACTCCGTTGGAGGCAGGAGAAATCGTCCGATTCCTTCTCCGGCTCACCGTCTGCTGTCTGCTAGAGACCTACTGGGTCAACCCACTACCCGGCGCAGGTTTCGGCCTCAACCACCTGTTCTCCGCACTCGCACAATCAATCGTGAGCGTGCTCGATCAGAACTCGCTCTCAAACTTCACTCAGCTCCTCAGCGACGCCGCCTCGAAGACAGGTTCGCCTTCGCTGCTGTCTGTCAGCGAACAGGTTTGCTACTACCTTGTGCAGATCATTCTCGGCCTCGCTGCTGGCATCCTGTTCGTGATCAACGTCAGCTCATTCATCTTCTACTCAGTGACAGCACTGTTTGGCCCTCTCTTTATCCCGCTGTACATGACTGACAGTTTGCGAGGCAAGTTCTACTCATTCGTTGAAGTGCTACTCAGCTTTGCGATGATCCGCGCCGTTGCTTCGGCGTTCATTTTCGTCTGGGAAGGGTTTATGAATACCTTCCTACAAAAGACCTTCAACGGGGACTATTCCATCGGCATGTGGTTGGCGAACCTCATCCCCGTCATTATGGTTTTCGCCGCGTTCATCATCAACATGCTCTTTATCCCGACGATGACCCAAGCTATCTTCGGCGGCGGCGCCGGAGCAACCGGCTCCGCTCAAAATCTTGTAACGCGAGTCGCCCTGGCTAAATTCCGGGGCGGTAAGTGAGGTTCACCATGAATGTTGTTTTTACAATCCCGTTTACTCCTCCGCGCTTTCTGGTCTACATCTTCCGAACCTGTCTGATCCTCATTCTCATTGGCTCAGTCATATTCACCACACTCGGCTTTATCAAGGCAGAACACCAAATCGAAAGGACACCCGCTCATGGCCGCCACACAAGCAACCCCAATCACTGACGCTGCCTGGACTCCCAAGGAAGCGTTACTTACTGACGAGATTGCGAACGAGGTCTACGCCTCGCACTATGCCGAGCGAAAGATGAGCCGGTTCGTAATCGTCACCATGTCCGTCTTGCTGCTTGGCTCCTTTGGAGCTATGGTCTCGCTCGCTCACAAACCAATTCAGAACCGCTACATCCGCATAGATGAGATGGGGAGGGCGCAGGCGATCCAATACACAGATTTGAACTACAGCCCACGCGAGGGTGAGGTTCGCACGTACCTCACTGATTGGGCTAACTATCGCTTCACCATCAACAGAGAAACAATCACCAAAAAGTACCCGCTCAACTATTTCTTTTTCTCACAGCAGCTCTCGACTCAGTTGATGAGCGATGACAACCGAAACCACTTTGTCTCTCAGGTCATGGCCGGACAGATCGAACAGAGCGATGTGGAAGTGCGAAATGTCACGATCACCAGCATGTCAGAGGAACAGATTCAGGGCGTTCGCATGTCCAAGGGAACGGCCTTGGTCAACATCGACAAACTCTATTCCGTCCGA
Coding sequences within:
- a CDS encoding type IV secretion system protein, which encodes MDAMMMHLTTFSALALALPGTDWLYQFTNNLTALTTANGGALTNLGITLLSTIAFFQLVNMVVSFSTSNMTFSLNPTPLEAGEIVRFLLRLTVCCLLETYWVNPLPGAGFGLNHLFSALAQSIVSVLDQNSLSNFTQLLSDAASKTGSPSLLSVSEQVCYYLVQIILGLAAGILFVINVSSFIFYSVTALFGPLFIPLYMTDSLRGKFYSFVEVLLSFAMIRAVASAFIFVWEGFMNTFLQKTFNGDYSIGMWLANLIPVIMVFAAFIINMLFIPTMTQAIFGGGAGATGSAQNLVTRVALAKFRGGK
- a CDS encoding VirB8/TrbF family protein, whose protein sequence is MAATQATPITDAAWTPKEALLTDEIANEVYASHYAERKMSRFVIVTMSVLLLGSFGAMVSLAHKPIQNRYIRIDEMGRAQAIQYTDLNYSPREGEVRTYLTDWANYRFTINRETITKKYPLNYFFFSQQLSTQLMSDDNRNHFVSQVMAGQIEQSDVEVRNVTITSMSEEQIQGVRMSKGTALVNIDKLYSVRNSHEPRTEHWMLSVTYYLNPKQVSDQSRVFPQFETINPLGMTITEFHENRIGVEPITDSTATPRPVAQTLVPGAITAPTIPGAGSGAIR